CTGTTGCAAGGGAAACATTTCACAGGTTAAGACATTGGCAGCTCCCAACGTGAAACAAAAAAGGCGTGGAGATCCACATCCTATCGGCTGCTTGCGCTTTATGACTTCTGGGGAAAAGGAAGCGCGTGGGGGGGGCGGGAAGGCAAATGTTAGTCTGGAGAGCTGATCGGAGAAATGCAGACAAGACAACAGAGGCCGATGCAAATGCTCACCAAGTCTGATCAACACATTCGGGATCCCTgcagggaggggagaaaaagctCAGAGCTGACACAAAACCAGAGAAGTTTAAAAATTACCACTGATgcctttgggttttgttttttttggcctagaGCGGGGAACTTTCGGCACTCCAGATGTTGCAAGCTGCAGGTCCCGGCAACCTCAGCCGGCATCACCATTAATGAAGGATGCAGCGGTGTCTGGAGGGCTTTGGCTTCCCAACTTACCCGGGAGTGGCGTTCTTAAAAGAAACTAGTCACTTCTCCATATCATACATTATAAGGAAATACTCTGCATGGTGAGCTCTGGGGAACACATTCAGGTCAAAGATTCTTACACACCTACGTTATCCATCCACTGAGGCTGTCTGCTATACCTCTACATAGCAGCTACTCTGAGCTCTTCTATTTTCAGTCAAGAGGCCCGGCAAGAAGTCATACAGAAATACAGGTGGCCCCCAGTGAGAGCTCTTCTTTAACTAGCCTGTGGAATCCAAAGTCTAAGAAGACTTCATGAGCTTTTAAATCAGGATTTACAGCAAATTCTCATTAGAGATCCACCAAGGAGTCCAGGGCCCTGGAGACTAGTAACGGTTGCCAAGATCACTAGTGGAAAATGTTGGCCAAAGCCAACAAGGGAGCTGCTGCTCAGGGCACAAACAGAAATCCTAAGAGACAGactaggaagatgatcttccaattAACCAGTAACTAGAGACCCAGGAAGGCTGTAGCTCAACCTTTACTTCGAACATAAACTaagtgggctgttttcaggcaagCTACTCTGGGCCTCGCCCCGCCCCTCCCTTGCAATATGGAGACAAAATATGAATATCAATTATTGCAGGGATCTGAAAATATTTCCAATAGAAACACCCTGAACAATTGAACAGCACCTATCAACAGAAGAGGGTTGCACTTTTATTCATAAGCCAGAAAAACAGATTACATGAGGGAagtgatgagagctaaatagttaTTTACTATTGGGAGAGCTGCTGCTGATGGGGAAGGTGGAAGGACCGGAGAGCAACCTCTGTCTGCTGCCTGACTTGCCGAACAGCTGGATGTTTGGCTAGGGAGATGCACTAACAGGGAAGGATGTCAGCCACAGGCCTAGTGGGAATTGCAAAATGCTGTCTTGGCGGCACCGAGGCGGGCTGCATCGGGAGGCACAATACCTGCAGTGGTGTTTTCTGCTGACAAGCCAGAAGACGCTGTCACAGCCGTAACAGTGCGCAGCCAGGTGATCGGGCAGCCACCGTGTCACCTACAAAGACAAGAGTAGCCCTTGCTTTCAAATGTTAACACCGACACGTGAGCACCAAAGCAACGAGACGACagcggggggaaaaaacaaacggATTGAGAAGCTCCAGCGtttgggagggaggagagaagaggagaaaacaCCTGAAGATTCTTCTGGCAGAGAAATCCCAAACCCAGGTGACTCGATCTCTGAGAAAGCCGTCACACGCTCCCTTCCCTCTGCACACTTCCGCGGGGCAAAGTGCCCAAATCCCCAAATGGCTTTCATCGCTTCCCAAAAGATGCAGAGCAGAAAGCGAGTGAGTCTTTTGACACGAGCAGAGAGGCGGAAAAGTTTTTGAGACGGCTGCAGAGTCGAGGAGGAAAGCTTGATCAAGACCAGTGTTAGGACCAGAGGGAGGGAATCACAGAGCGGCATCGTTAGTATATCGTGTGCTGATTAAGACAAGGAGAAGGCGCCGGAGATGGATGGAGGCCTGTACCTCTGTGTCCTGTTTATCCACCTGCTCCCAGCTGGCTTCAGAGAAAATCTCTGTACTGCAGCGAGACAAGCAGTTGTGATCCGGATTGCTTTCCGAGTCAGGCACTGAAGTCTGTTGGCAAACAAACAACAGCTGAGCATAACCTACTCCCAGTCCACGGAAGGGGTTAAGCAGCTGAGAACGGGGCCTCTTCTAGATCCGCTGTGGGGAGCAATCAGATCACAGGTTGGGAAAAGCCGGGGTGGGAAAACTGATCCTACCAACCTCTGGAACACGACCTCCCTCAGAACACACTGAGActggtgtctgtctgtctgtctgtcacaattatctatctatctatctatctatctatctatctatctatctatctatctatctatctatctatctatctatctatctatctatctaatctgtcatgtctgcctgcctctctctccctctcttctctagatctacctaccaacctaccatctctctctctctctctctctctctctacctacctacctatcatctatcttctctaTATTTACTTACCgacctactatctatctatctatctatctatctatctatctatctatctatcaatcatctatctatctatctatctatctatctatctatctatctatctatctatctatctatctaatctgtcatgtctgcctgcctctctctctctctcttctctatatctacctacctacctacctaccatctctatctatctatctatcatctatcttctctaaatttacttacctacctaccatctctaCTACCTACctagtatccatccatccatccatccatccatccatccatccatccatccatccatccatccatccactattatctatctatctgtccgtccgtccatccatccatctattatctatcatctatctgtccttatccatccgtccatccatccatctatccattaaaaaaaaaaccttacagcGAAAGAGATACACATTGCTATCTGAAAAGCAAACAACCATCTTGAAGATTTGTATCAACCTCAGCAGAAAGTATACTGAGAAAACTTGGACAAAGAATTCAGCAGGGAGCGGATCCTGGCCAGCCAATGGTTTtactcagatgacacaacagacTGTTGCTTCTGATTTAACTTGTTAGACCAGCCAGACTAGCTTTCTACTCCCAGTTTCCTTGTTACATGAATGCAGATCAGCATTTCTTAATCTTGCGaaattttaagacgtgtggacttcaactcccacaatcctcTGTTCAGTTCAACCAATTTCTAGTTTAATTTGACAAACCTGATTCGGTGAAGTTTGCCTTAACCAAATGGGAGGAACCAATTAGAGACTGAACATGATGGAAAAACACCCCTTTCCCcaaaagaaagaattaaatgaAGCTACTGTTAAAAATGGTCTCTCTTCCCAATCAAACATTTACTGATGAAATACATACACCTCCTTCAAAACAAAGTACTTAGCCTTTTAAATAGCCCTGAAGATGCCCCAAATGATTAAGAATTCATCCCACAGGACCAAACCAGAAAGCTGTTTCAGTTGGTGCCCCTCagtgctggggggagggggggcaacaGGGTAGAGatattctcccccctccccatatcACCTATCCTCTAAGTTTTTAGTTTCTCCTTTAATCTTCCATTGTTTCATACTATCTATCTTTTAAATCTTGTCACCATTTTGTAAGGCGCTCGGAGTCGCTCCGACAGCGAgaggggcagcatataaatttaataaataaaccaacTCCATCAGTGATAAGTCATCGATGGGCCGCATGTGTCCAGTGGCCGCCTTTGGTTTGGGGCTGTTCTCTGTGCTGCATTTCTGCCCTGGCCAGTGGGGTTGGCACCAGCGGATCCAAGCCGAGAAGAAGAAACGGTTGTACATACTTACCACTTCATCGCCGTACTCCCCGTTGAAGCGCCACGAGCTGTTCAGATACTGGCTTTCCAACCGGCTCTTCAGCTCCTGCACCTGCTTCTTCAAGCTCTCCACCTCCTGCTGGTGCCCGCTTTCAATCTGACGGAGGCGCTGCTGAATGATGTCGGCGTAGATGGGCATCCCGTCGTCATCCAGATGATTCCGAGCAGGCTGATCTGGGCTGCTCGCCGTTGGCTGCCGACCCGGGATGGCGTGAAGCCATTTGTGGTGGAGGTTCCTCAGATGCAGCGGGGTGGAGCCGCTGCAGCTGGCGATGGAGATTTGCCGGCCGAGGGGAACTTTCACCCTGCTTTCTTCCCCGTTCAGGCAGTGCCCGTTGGGCGCAGAGTATTTCTGAGGAGCAGCAAACCCTGCCGGGCTCTCGGCCGTCTTGTTCTCGGAGGCCAGGTCTCCATTGCACACCACCTCTTTATAGTCCGTTAAAGGCAAGGCACACGGGGAAGGGTTGCTGCTGTAAGGAGTCCTGTTTAGAGCTGCGGCCAACTTGTGCGCGTCCATCAAGTCCTCCCTCTCCAGCCGATTCTCCGCCGCCTGGGAAAGATCGCTGACACTGTTGTCCGCGGGATGACGCCAATGGGAAGACGCCTTCTGTACCCTATCTGCCCTGGCTCCCATTTCGGTTAAGGTCTCGGTTGAGCTCTCCATGTTTGGTGTGGCCGCCTCAAGTCCTACAGGCAacggtgggatgggatgggcagGACTAGGAGCATTTTCAGCTTCTGCTGAGCTACTACTAacaccctcttcctcctcctcctcctcctctcttgaaACTTCGCTATTTCCAGGATTGTCCCAAAAGCCAAGTGGCAGCTCTCCCCCCTGAGTTGGCTTCTGGACCGTGCAAGAGACACCTGGGTGACCCTCCTCTTGCCCCTGGAGCTCAGAAGCACCCTGTGATACCACCTGTTGATTAGAAACTGGATTGTCTAAGAAGGTTTCTGCATCCACGTCGGACTTTTCACAAACAGCAGCAGAACCAACCAGGTGTTCAGTCCTGTGTTCCTTCTCTAGCGCGagatccccttctccttccttccctgcccttTCCTGACTACCCCTCGCATTCTCCTCAAGGCTCCCTTCTTCTTTGGTGGCTTCTTGCAAGATGTTTTCCATCTGCCCCTCGGCCACCGCTACCGAAAGCTCTGCTCCCATCAGAGTCCTGCCCTGCTTGCCCAAACTTTCGCCCTCAAAGAGGTCGTCTCCCGGGTTCCCGAGGTTGCTGAGCTCCAGGGATCGGCGATGTTCCTGCCATTTCTCGTTGAGGCTGGGGTCGCTGCTACGCCGGTTGGTGGTGGCTACACCGCTGTCACAGGCTGTGGTCAGATTGTCAAAGGACCTGGTCTTTGGTAGCCTGCAGGAAAACAGCGAGAGCAATCGAAGGTAAGTTTAACTTTCTTATAAAGCTTTTACATAAAGAGGCTGGAAACCGTTGGTGGACTTTCTACCCGCTAAATATAATAAGAGATGGTTAACAGAGGGATTTGGAGATTAGTGTAATGTTTAACTTAACCTGTTGActgcttcccttcctcctctatctatctatccatccatccatccatccatccatccatccatccatccatccatctatctatctatctatctatctatctatctatctatctatcatctatcatctatctatctatttcccttcccttttacatgtgcatctgtgtgtgtgtgtatagtacgTACACATAAAAGGGGAGGAGAATTTACtactgcttttttcttttcttttcttttcagcaccCAGCCAGGTGCTGAATTTACTTGAatacttttcctctttttcctttgtacactattttttttttttttggttagggttgaatgtatatttttatcttgtttcattttgtttgtttgtttttctattttactttttaggATAAAaccataatatatttttttaaaaaaaatttaaaatgtaaatttaacTTTCAAGTAAGTTTACATTCAAGCCTTGCAACGTCGGCGGTCATAGCAGAGGGTGCTTTTCTGCAAACCAGTACATTTTTATGCGCTGTTGCTGTTGGTTCAAGGTGTGGCCAGTGAAAGACGCGCGGCAGATCTCCTGATATCGAGCTCACCTGCTCAGAGGCTGATCCTCAGGGTTGGCGCCCGGGACGGGATAAGGGGCACAGCTGTCATCCACAGGGGTGGAAGGTGAGGAGCAAGGCAGGTACACGGCACTCCACAGCATTAAATTGCGTACGTGGCACACAGGATACAGCACCTAAGAAAGACGGCCAGACTGAGCCCAGGCAGAACTTACAGTTTGTTCGAAGCTACAACGCCGCTGCGAAAAGGGACCTATgagcatttttcacccttatggccAGTGCAGAATACCCACGATTTATACTCGGATACTTGACAACTGCCtcacatttgtgacggttgcagtgatcATGCGATCACCTTCTGGCAAGCCaggtcaatggagaagccggattcacttcacaactgcgtgacttaacttaacaactgctcgcgattcacttaacaaacggtggccagaaaagtcgtaaaatggggcaaagcccaCTTAAAACAGATTTCCCGATTAGCAACATCAATTTCGGGCTCAACTGTggcggtaagtcgaggactgcttctATTTAAGCTGCAAGGGTAAAGCATTACGAAGTTGAGGTTCTGTAAattgtaatttattattattagacaGAAGCAAAGGAGCGGGCTCAAGCAGCCTTCACTTGTGGGGCGGGATGGAAAGTTATAAAGGTCTCTTCCATATAGAATGTACCAACAGTAATTTCTTTGGTTATGGATTTTCCCTTCCCTGATTATATTACTGACTCaaagtttggggggaaaaaattcaggCATATTAAGATTTTGAGCCTGACCCCTGCTGGTCAATATCAGTATGACAGATACTGTTTAACCGCCAATGGGTTGTTTTCAATTTTCTGCCTGTGCAATTCTCAGCTGTTGAGTATAGAGAGATGCACAGAAAAGTTagccagaaataaaaagaatttgcCTTCCTCTAATTAGGTACAACTGTGAAGAAATATCCCCCCTACTCCAAAGAGGGTAGAAATAACAAATAAAGCACCAATGCAGTAAAATAAATTAGGTAAGGCTGGAGGAGGCCCGAGAAGAAACCACCAACTAACTATGTGGCTTCCTGGATGATCTCAGTCGGTGTGATGGAATGAGCACCtggagaaagtggggggggggggagcaatccTGGCAGGAGCATTGTGGTTTCGCAAGGAGGAGGAAGTGAATTTGAGAGAGAAGAAGACCAAATTAGGAGAATGCACAGTTCCGAGTTggatgggggaggaaggaagagggttcaGGGGGAGGGGTGAGCCATGATGAGCTGTGGATTACAACAGGTCtatagcatggctggctcagaaattctgggagttgaagtccacaggtcgtaaagtttacagagtcagcctcttgcctccaacaatctgggtcctcattttaacaaccttggaaggatggaaggctgagtcaaccttgagctggtgagaatcgaactgctggcagttggcagagttaagctgcaatattgctttctaactactgcgcaccaaggaaggaaggagggaaggaagggagggagggagggagggaggagaaaagaaagagcaatagcacttagtcttatataccgcttcacagtgcttttacagctctctctaagcggtttacagagtcagcctcttgccccaaacaatctgggtcctcattttacccacatcggaaggatggaaggctgagtcaaccttcagccaatcaggatcaaactcctggtggtgggcagagttagcctgccataCTCTTATCTATTAAGTTAAGACgttatagctttagtttggcaagattctgtccattagacGCAAGCAAACGAAGGGTTGAACTTGGTTGGATTTGTGCCTGGGCTTGGGGCCATGACATCCAGCTGCCTCCTCTGCTGAAAACTGTGACAGTCAAACAGGGAAAAGAGGGGGAAGGGGGCTTAGGCCCCTTGGAAGAAAAGACTAAAGAATGAATAAAAACCAGTACATACAGATTCGGACTGGGAGGAGTAAAGGAGGTTTTTGAAGGCCTTGTTTCCTCCTCGCAGCAGGGACCACACTGAGCAGGTCCTTTCTTGGGTGTGCTTCTCGCCTCTCTCCTTCGCGTTGTTGCACAGGAATGTACCAAAGAGGCAGGAGTAGGTGTGTTGCACCAGCTTGACCTACAAGAAAGGACAGTCCTGAAACCTGGGCTGATAAAGAGCCATACGCCAAGGGAGAGATAATATATTCACTCGTTTACTTGGAGCCGATCGAGGTCTAGAAATACACACATGAACGGATTCAACCACCGGTCCCACGGCAACCTTATCCATCTTTGATGAAATGAACTTTTTCCAAATGTTCAAGGAAAGAAtgtacaaagaaagaaaaataaaccgTGCCCTATTAACTACAGTTATCTCATTCCCGTTCAAGAGGTGGTTGAAAATAAGATAATGAAAGATACAAAAAATGCCCGGAATGTTATCCTTCTGTTTCTTAAGATGTGCCTCATTCTGATGCTTTGCATTAGGAATCGGTACACACCACCTACAATTCTATATAGTCAAGTCCTACTGAATAGTGATTGGACCTACACCAAAACTGCAGCTAAATAGATCTTATCACTCACTTGGAACACGAAGAATATTCTTGGCTGATGAATTATTCAACTGAAAATGCCTCGCTGGGAGCTTACACAAAGAATTGTGAAAATTCAAACTTGTTTGAGAACTGGATGCAAAGTCCTCTAGTTTTCTCTCCTTGAGACTTTGCCTCAGAATTTGCAAGGCCTGCCCTTTTAACAGTTCTTTTGCTGTGAGGAGATCTCAAAGGAACCCACAAGTTGCAAAATTTTTGCCAACAGAGGGTGCAGCTTCCTCTTACACAATGTACAATCCACAACAATGGAACAGACTGTGTCAAAGATAAAGAGAAGAGCCCGAGAACGGCGATTCATCCCTCAAAACACTTACTTTTTTTGCCAGAATAAACAGCCAAGATGAACTGaagacacctcccccccccaaaaggtagGATCTGGACATTCAGCCAGATTGTGTAGACTCAACGCATTAAAACTGTTGACGCAGGAATTATTTGCGGGAAAAATAATCGCTTACAAGGAATGCTTCGTTAAACTCGAAGGAGCAGGGAAACTGCCTCTGGAGTTGATGGACGCAGTCGAGCCACTGCAGAAACACGGGGCAGCGTTCGTTGAGGTCATCCGAGTTCTCGCCGTGGCCACAGCGGTCGGCAAACTTATGGCCGAAGTCCAGCCATTCCATCTCCACCAGCACTTGGAAACCCTGCGGGAAACAAGTCCATCCTCTTTTGAGCTCCTAGATCCACTAAAGCCACTCTGAGACAACCGTAGCCCTGACAATCTacatcgggggtgggggtgggaagagtCTGATCTTTGCAACTTTTAaggcctatggacttcaactcccagaattccccatgctggctggggaactctgggagttgaagtccacaggtcttaaacttgccaaggttggacacccctgatctacatggaATCAAACCGCCATGTAGAAACCTCTGGGGAAATGTCAACACACCAAAACTGCTTTAGTGCCACAaggagggctgtgtgtgtgtgaactacTTCCGATTATGTCTCCAAGAGCCAGATCTCTGCCACTTGGTCTTCCCCCAAATTAACCTAAGTCCCTTCCGGTCTCCACCTGCTTCGCTCATCCTAGGACACAACTTTGTGTCTCTCGA
This genomic stretch from Ahaetulla prasina isolate Xishuangbanna chromosome 15, ASM2864084v1, whole genome shotgun sequence harbors:
- the MTMR3 gene encoding myotubularin-related protein 3 isoform X9, whose amino-acid sequence is MIPSCGFADLQLRFSKLSMIYSAAELESKGEDLALQLGSVMDEETHHSLECIQANQIFPRKQLIREDENLQVPFLELHGESTEYVGRADEAVIALSNYRLHIKFKESVVNNVCKFAAYEISVPLQLIESVECRDIFQLHLTCKDCKVIRCQFSTFEQCQEWLKRLNNAIRPPSKIEDVFSFAYHAWCMEVYASEKEQHGDLCRPGEHVTSRFKNEVERMGFDMNNAWRISNINEKYKLCSSYPQELIVPVWITDKELESVANFRSWKRIPVVVYRHQNNGAVISRCGQPEVSWWGWRNADDEHLVQSVAKACASDSKSSSGKLVNGNCSREFSNGGDFSDAEFDSSISNASGAESLAIQPQKLLILDARSYTAAVANRAKGGGCECPEYYPNCEVVFMGMANIHSIRKSFQSLRLLCTQMPDPGNWLSALESTKWLQHLSVLLKSALLVVHAVDRDQRPVLVHCSDGWDRTPQIVALSKLLLDPYYRTIEGFQVLVEMEWLDFGHKFADRCGHGENSDDLNERCPVFLQWLDCVHQLQRQFPCSFEFNEAFLVKLVQHTYSCLFGTFLCNNAKERGEKHTQERTCSVWSLLRGGNKAFKNLLYSSQSESVLYPVCHVRNLMLWSAVYLPCSSPSTPVDDSCAPYPVPGANPEDQPLSRLPKTRSFDNLTTACDSGVATTNRRSSDPSLNEKWQEHRRSLELSNLGNPGDDLFEGESLGKQGRTLMGAELSVAVAEGQMENILQEATKEEGSLEENARGSQERAGKEGEGDLALEKEHRTEHLVGSAAVCEKSDVDAETFLDNPVSNQQVVSQGASELQGQEEGHPGVSCTVQKPTQGGELPLGFWDNPGNSEVSREEEEEEEEGVSSSSAEAENAPSPAHPIPPLPVGLEAATPNMESSTETLTEMGARADRVQKASSHWRHPADNSVSDLSQAAENRLEREDLMDAHKLAAALNRTPYSSNPSPCALPLTDYKEVVCNGDLASENKTAESPAGFAAPQKYSAPNGHCLNGEESRVKVPLGRQISIASCSGSTPLHLRNLHHKWLHAIPGRQPTASSPDQPARNHLDDDGMPIYADIIQQRLRQIESGHQQEVESLKKQVQELKSRLESQYLNSSWRFNGEYGDEVVTRWLPDHLAAHCYGCDSVFWLVSRKHHCRDPECVDQTWNCGNVFCSSCCNQKAPVPSQQLFEPSRVCKTCYSSLHPSSSSLDLELDKPIAATSN
- the MTMR3 gene encoding myotubularin-related protein 3 isoform X1, with translation MIPSCGFADLQLRFSKLSMIYSAAELESKGEDLALQLGSVMDEETHHSLECIQANQIFPRKQLIREDENLQVPFLELHGESTEYVGRADEAVIALSNYRLHIKFKESVVNNVCKFAAYEISVPLQLIESVECRDIFQLHLTCKDCKVIRCQFSTFEQCQEWLKRLNNAIRPPSKIEDVFSFAYHAWCMEVYASEKEQHGDLCRPGEHVTSRFKNEVERMGFDMNNAWRISNINEKYKLCSSYPQELIVPVWITDKELESVANFRSWKRIPVVVYRHQNNGAVISRCGQPEVSWWGWRNADDEHLVQSVAKACASDSKSSSGKLVNGNCSREFSNGGDFSDAEFDSSISNASGAESLAIQPQKLLILDARSYTAAVANRAKGGGCECPEYYPNCEVVFMGMANIHSIRKSFQSLRLLCTQMPDPGNWLSALESTKWLQHLSVLLKSALLVVHAVDRDQRPVLVHCSDGWDRTPQIVALSKLLLDPYYRTIEGFQVLVEMEWLDFGHKFADRCGHGENSDDLNERCPVFLQWLDCVHQLQRQFPCSFEFNEAFLVKLVQHTYSCLFGTFLCNNAKERGEKHTQERTCSVWSLLRGGNKAFKNLLYSSQSESVLYPVCHVRNLMLWSAVYLPCSSPSTPVDDSCAPYPVPGANPEDQPLSRLPKTRSFDNLTTACDSGVATTNRRSSDPSLNEKWQEHRRSLELSNLGNPGDDLFEGESLGKQGRTLMGAELSVAVAEGQMENILQEATKEEGSLEENARGSQERAGKEGEGDLALEKEHRTEHLVGSAAVCEKSDVDAETFLDNPVSNQQVVSQGASELQGQEEGHPGVSCTVQKPTQGGELPLGFWDNPGNSEVSREEEEEEEEGVSSSSAEAENAPSPAHPIPPLPVGLEAATPNMESSTETLTEMGARADRVQKASSHWRHPADNSVSDLSQAAENRLEREDLMDAHKLAAALNRTPYSSNPSPCALPLTDYKEVVCNGDLASENKTAESPAGFAAPQKYSAPNGHCLNGEESRVKVPLGRQISIASCSGSTPLHLRNLHHKWLHAIPGRQPTASSPDQPARNHLDDDGMPIYADIIQQRLRQIESGHQQEVESLKKQVQELKSRLESQYLNSSWRFNGEYGDEVTSVPDSESNPDHNCLSRCSTEIFSEASWEQVDKQDTEVTRWLPDHLAAHCYGCDSVFWLVSRKHHCRDPECVDQTWNCGNVFCSSCCNQKAPVPSQQLFEPSRVCKTCYSSLHPSSSSLDLELDKPIAATSN
- the MTMR3 gene encoding myotubularin-related protein 3 isoform X3; the protein is MIPSCGFADLQLRFSKLSMIYSAAELESKGEDLALQLGSVMDEETHHSLECIQANQIFPRKQLIREDENLQVPFLELHGESTEYVGRADEAVIALSNYRLHIKFKESVVNNVCKFAAYEISVPLQLIESVECRDIFQLHLTCKDCKVIRCQFSTFEQCQEWLKRLNNAIRPPSKIEDVFSFAYHAWCMEVYASEKEQHGDLCRPGEHVTSRFKNEVERMGFDMNNAWRISNINEKYKLCSSYPQELIVPVWITDKELESVANFRSWKRIPVVVYRHQNNGAVISRCGQPEVSWWGWRNADDEHLVQSVAKACASDSKSSSGKLVNGNCSREFSNGGDFSDAEFDSSISNASGAESLAIQPQKLLILDARSYTAAVANRAKGGGCECPEYYPNCEVVFMGMANIHSIRKSFQSLRLLCTQMPDPGNWLSALESTKWLQHLSVLLKSALLVVHAVDRDQRPVLVHCSDGWDRTPQIVALSKLLLDPYYRTIEGFQVLVEMEWLDFGHKFADRCGHGENSDDLNERCPVFLQWLDCVHQLQRQFPCSFEFNEAFLVKLVQHTYSCLFGTFLCNNAKERGEKHTQERTCSVWSLLRGGNKAFKNLLYSSQSESVLYPVCHVRNLMLWSAVYLPCSSPSTPVDDSCAPYPVPGANPEDQPLSRLPKTRSFDNLTTACDSGVATTNRRSSDPSLNEKWQEHRRSLELSNLGNPGDDLFEGESLGKQGRTLMGAELSVAVAEGQMENILQEATKEEGSLEENARGSQERAGKEGEGDLALEKEHRTEHLVGSAAVCEKSDVDAETFLDNPVSNQQVVSQGASELQGQEEGHPGVSCTVQKPTQGGELPLGFWDNPGNSEVSREEEEEEEEGVSSSSAEAENAPSPAHPIPPLPVGLEAATPNMESSTETLTEMGARADRVQKASSHWRHPADNSVSDLSQAAENRLEREDLMDAHKLAAALNRTPYSSNPSPCALPLTDYKEVVCNGDLASENKTAESPAGFAAPQKYSAPNGHCLNGEESRVKVPLGRQISIASCSGSTPLHLRNLHHKWLHAIPGRQPTASSPDQPARNHLDDDGMPIYADIIQQRLRQIESGHQQEVESLKKQVQELKSRLESQYLNSSWRFNGEYGDEVTSVPDSESNPDHNCLSRCSTEIFSEASWEQVDKQDTEVTRWLPDHLAAHCYGCDSVFWLVSRKHHCRDPECVDQTCCCNQKAPVPSQQLFEPSRVCKTCYSSLHPSSSSLDLELDKPIAATSN
- the MTMR3 gene encoding myotubularin-related protein 3 isoform X12, with protein sequence MIPSCGFADLQLRFSKLSMIYSAAELESKGEDLALQLGSVMDEETHHSLECIQANQIFPRKQLIREDENLQVPFLELHGESTEYVGRADEAVIALSNYRLHIKFKESVVNNVCKFAAYEISVPLQLIESVECRDIFQLHLTCKDCKVIRCQFSTFEQCQEWLKRLNNAIRPPSKIEDVFSFAYHAWCMEVYASEKEQHGDLCRPGEHVTSRFKNEVERMGFDMNNAWRISNINEKYKLCSSYPQELIVPVWITDKELESVANFRSWKRIPVVVYRHQNNGAVISRCGQPEVSWWGWRNADDEHLVQSVAKACASDSKSSSGKLVNGNCSREFSNGGDFSDAEFDSSISNASGAESLAIQPQKLLILDARSYTAAVANRAKGGGCECPEYYPNCEVVFMGMANIHSIRKSFQSLRLLCTQMPDPGNWLSALESTKWLQHLSVLLKSALLVVHAVDRDQRPVLVHCSDGWDRTPQIVALSKLLLDPYYRTIEGFQVLVEMEWLDFGHKFADRCGHGENSDDLNERCPVFLQWLDCVHQLQRQFPCSFEFNEAFLVKLVQHTYSCLFGTFLCNNAKERGEKHTQERTCSVWSLLRGGNKAFKNLLYSSQSESVLYPVCHVRNLMLWSAVYLPCSSPSTPVDDSCAPYPVPGANPEDQPLSRLPKTRSFDNLTTACDSGVATTNRRSSDPSLNEKWQEHRRSLELSNLGNPGDDLFEGESLGKQGRTLMGAELSVAVAEGQMENILQEATKEEGSLEENARGSQERAGKEGEGDLALEKEHRTEHLVGSAAVCEKSDVDAETFLDNPVSNQQVVSQGASELQGQEEGHPGVSCTVQKPTQGGELPLGFWDNPGNSEVSREEEEEEEEGVSSSSAEAENAPSPAHPIPPLPVGLEAATPNMESSTETLTEMGARADRVQKASSHWRHPADNSVSDLSQAAENRLEREDLMDAHKLAAALNRTPYSSNPSPCALPLTDYKEVVCNGDLASENKTAESPAGFAAPQKYSAPNGHCLNGEESRVKVPLGRQISIASCSGSTPLHLRNLHHKWLHAIPGRQPTASSPDQPARNHLDDDGMPIYADIIQQRLRQIESGHQQEVESLKKQVQELKSRLESQYLNSSWRFNGEYGDEVVTRWLPDHLAAHCYGCDSVFWLVSRKHHCRDPECVDQTCCCNQKAPVPSQQLFEPSRVCKTCYSSLHPSSSSLDLELDKPIAATSN